GCTGAAAAGGAAAGCACAGCGACCGCACTGACTGCAATGAGGGGGATTGCATTTGTATTCATATTTCGTAGATAGGGGTTTTCGGTGATTTTTTAATCAAAAAAAGGAGTAAGGGGAGATCACCGAAGTCATCTCCCCTAGAGATAAATGCCAAGAGATCTCACAACTAAAGATAATTACGGACAAGCCTCGTCAGCTCAAGCCAAGCTGTAAAATGAGCAGAGGCAGTCATTCAGAAACAGAGCAGCATTAGTAAATGTTATCCGTCAGCAGTTCTAGCGCACAAAAAAACTCCAAGCCGCGCACGGGACTTGGAGTTTTTGAAGAAGGTTTGCTTAAGTGCGATGCCCTAGCTGCGACGGCGAACCATCACGTAGCTCAAGCCTAGAAGGCCAGCAAGTAGTGCGTAGCTGCTTGGTTCGGGAACTGCAGTCAGTGTCACACCTTGGATACTCTTGTCGCCCTGATCGTCCTGACCGTAAGCGACAAACTTAAAGGACTTGCTGAAATCAAACACCGCGATATTGCCAGAACCCATGTCAACACTGTCAAGTGTCCAAGCCCAATTTGCACCGCCCGCTCCATCGGAGACAACGCTCATCACAACCGACTTGCTAGTGGCTGCCGTCCCAAGAGACCCAGCTGTGCCCAGATTCGTAACGGTTGAACCATCTGTGAAAGAAAGCCCAGTCAGTGTATTAACGCCAAAGCTGTAAACGCTAGTATCGCCTGAGTATGGGTTCAAGCCAGTATATGCACCCATATCTGTATCGGTGCTCACGATACCGAAGCCTAAATGGCTCGCTCCAAGCTCACTGGTCCACAAATAATCAACGGCTAATTCAAAGCCTGTTGTCGACTGAAAACTATTCGTCGTGTTGTAGGCAATCGCACGGTTCAGGTAGTGGGTGGCACTTGCGTTATACTGCATAATGCCGTTATCTTCGAAATTGTAGCCTGTTCCACCGCGGAGGGCTCTGCTGGTCAGACCGCCGCCTGTCCCCCCAGTATTTACAGCGAGGGTATCGTTATCAAAGGTGTCTTGATAGACGACAGTTTGAGCTTGTGCGGCAACTGCTAGCACTAGGCCTGCACTTATTGTTAAGAGAGTTTTTTTCATCATAGGTATTTTATGGGTTTTGTGTTTTAGGAGGTTTTTTCTTAGATATCTGAGAGTCGGCGCTCTAAAATTGTTTTTTAACGATACGGATACGTATTTTCGAATCGATAATTCCATACTATAACAACTTATAGGTAAAATAAGAATCACGTATGCGCATATACCTCTATCACGCGTATACATGATAAGGAGGGGTGGATGGACTTGTAGATTTGCTGATACATCGAACGAGCAAGCAACTGCACGCGCTTAGGTTCAAGATTCATATGGGGTAAAAAATGGGGTGGCGTTTCGATACGAGTTGAGAGACAAACCTCAACACTGGAATTATGATACAAATGAAACACTGGTTGTCCAGAGTATAGCGTAAATACGCGATGCATCGGACGTAAGATTAGCAATAATCACCTCAATTTAAGAGTCGATGAATCCATCCATTCTTGAAGGAGTCGTTAGAGTCAGTAGGCAGACGGAGAGGCCATTCATGAACCTAACAAAATGAGTTCATAGCCGAAAAAAGGCGCAAGAAACGCAAAACCATGCATTTGAATCATTTGGAGGCTTCGCCAATTTGGCGAGAGGTGACAGAGTGATCATGAGCATCGTCTCCTATATTCTGCGTCTTTTGCGCCTTTTTGCGGCTACCCGAACTGCCGATTTTAGGATGAAGGACTATGAACTGACCGCGGATTGCACGGATAACACGGATCAGGAGAATCTTAATAATCCGTGTAATCCGCGGTTAAAAATACAGAGCCTTCGTTCACTGCCAAACCCATGCTCAATGGCACAAAAAAACTCCAAGTCCACGCGGGACTTGGAGTTTTTGAAAAGTAGGATCGTATTGACAACTACGCTTGGCGGCGGCGAAGCATTACGAAGCTCAAGCCAGCAAGGCCGGCAAGAAGTGCGTAGCTGCTTGGCTCGGGGACGACTGTCATGCCGAAATCAATGTTTGTTACGGCCCAGTTGTTTTGCCGGGTTGCGCCAGTGTTCAGCGTCGCACCACCGGTAATATACAGCTGGTCAGGGTTCGCTACAGTGATCCCTGTGTTGGTGCCCCACTCAACCGCATCCAGTCCTGTCCCAACACCCACGATAGCAACATGGCTGTTTCCGGTTCCCGAGGTCTGTTGGAGAGCGGCCGCAGTAAAACCGCCGAATGTGTTGCCTAGAGCGGAACCATTCACTAAGATATCTTCCACTGTAAAAAGAAGCGTCTGCCCGGCGTTGATGTTGCCATCTGTTCCGAAACGAGTCCCTTCGAGCGAAACATTAATCCCGCCTAGAGGGTCTGCGAGCGTCACCGATCCACCCGTTCCGGTCTGAACGCCACCGGCCACAAAGCCCGAGCTTTGCGTGTTTCCTGTCGAACCGGAAACCCGCACATTAAAGGTCAGAGTGTCGTTGACGGCATCACTATTAAAATCCGCGGCCGAATAGGTCACTGCAAAAACATATTGGTTGAAACCGCTGCTAGTATCGAGAGTTCTGACGACGCTGTCTGCTGCGCTGCCATCGATTAACAATGTGTTCGCAACTCCGTCAGCATTGTTCATGTTTGTAATGCTCAGAGTCTCTGCTCCTTGCACCGAGGAAACTGCAACTGCCGATAAAAGCAGTGCGGATGTTGTTAGTGTTTTTCTGGGTATTTTGATCATATGTTTAGTTATTATTAGGAGGTGGAACAGTTATCTTTTTCTAATTGTGAGAGTTACATACTATAACTACTTATAGGCATAATAAAAACCACGTGTGCGCATACTCCCTTGTCATGCATATACGTGATGCAGGCAAATCAGGTAGCATATGGATCGATATTTCGAGCAAGCAACTGCACGCGCTTAGGTTCAAGATTCATATGGGGTAAAAAATGGGGTGGCGTTTTGATACGAGTTGAGAGACACACCTCAACACTCAGATTATGTTACAAATGAAACAGTGGTTGTCCAGAGTATAGCGTAAATACGTGATGCTTTGGACGTAAGGTTAGCAATAATCACCTCAACTTAAGAGTCGATGAATCCATCCATTCTTAAAGGAGTCACTAGAGTCAGTAGGCAGACGGAGAGGCCATTCATGAACCTAACAAGATGAGTTCATGGACGAAAAAAGGCGCAAGAGACGCAAAACCATGTATTTGAATCATTTGGAGGCTTCGCCAATTTGGCCAGAGGTGACAGAGTGATCATGAGCATCGTCTCCTACATTCTGCGTCCTTTGCGCCTTTTTGCGACACTCTCAACTGTCGATTCTAGGATGAAGAACTATGAATTGACCGCGGATTGCGCGGATAACACGGATCAGGAGAATCCCAATAATCCGTGAAATCCGCGGTTAAAAATACAGAGCCTTCGTGCACTGCCAAACCTGGATCAATGGCACAAAAAAACTCCAAGCCCACGCGGGACTTGGAGTTTTTGAAGAAGGTGTGAATTCACTCTTACACTTTGCGGCGGCGCAGCATGACAGCTGTCAATCCGAAGCAACCAGCGAGCAGCGCGTAACTGCTGGGCTCTGGAATTACTGATACTGAGATCCCTGAGACGGACAAGCGTGCAGCACTATAAGGTGTTATATACAATTCCGTGGCAGTAGAAACACCAGCATAACCAGTTAGATCCACTACTGTGGGTTTCGCAATGCTTGCAATATTATCTCCAGCATCAAAACTGGCAAAGGAAAAGTTAACGCCATCACCACTATGGGTTCCGTTAAAGATCGTGAATGATTCGAATGAGATACTGAAATCTCCCTCTGTAAGTCCACTCGTCCCCGCATTGAAGTTGTCAATTGTAAGGCCAGTGATTGATAGCGCCTCCCCATCGTCACCATCAATAGACTCCCTTTGCCCATTAGTGCCACCATCATTAGTCGAGCCCACGCCAAAGTAAGTTCCATTCGAGTCAAAATAAGGAGTGACTGTCACATCTGTTGCAAAGGCATTCAGAGTGTAAAGGATATCAAACGTAGCACCTGCGAACCCAGTTGACGTCGTAACAACAGATCCGGTAGCAATATTGTTAGATGCCCCTGGCATATCAAGAACAATAGTGGCTGCAGATGAGGAGACTGCCATTGCCGATAAAAGCAGTGCGGACGTAGCTAGGGTTTTTTTGGGTATATTGATCATAGTGTTTTTAGGAGGTGTAAAGTTGCCTGTTTCTAGTTGAGAGTGCCATACTATAACTTTTTATAGGTAGAGTTGTAATCGCGTATCCGCATATATCCCCATCATGCGTATACGTGATAGGGGCGAATCAGGCGCTATCACAGTGGCCAAAACTGAGCATTCACAATCAAGCAAGTGTGCGCGCTCATGCTCTGGCGAAATTTTCATGCGGGGGTAAAAAAGGTAGATTTGAATGATGAAGCAGTCAGTTGAGAACTAATATTGATACCAATATAAGGGGATTAGTCCATCAAATCGCGCAGATGGGCGACGCTTTTAACATAAAACTGACAAGAATGGCAACCATAGACAAACTAATACGAAGAGTCATTTACAGGATGAGCCTACCTACCGTGCCACCTACTATAATCCTTAAAAGAGTCGTTAGAAGTCAGTAGGCAGACGGAGGTCGTAGATGGCGAAGCAAGTCAGGGGCTGATGATCTGTGTCTGATGCGAACTGTTGCCGTTCGCCAAATGGCTTCGCCCTTCGCTTGCAACCGAAGGGCGAAGCCATATGGCGAAGTTTTAATCTAATAATACTGTGCAGTTGTAGGGATTTTTGTCTCAGGATATGAAGCATTTATAAATCTTATTCGTGTTGATTCGTGGTTCCAACTGCCGATTTTAGGATGAAGGACTATGAACTGACCGCGGATTGCACGGATAACACGGATCAGGAGAATCTTAATAATCCGTGTAATCCGCGGTTAAAAATACAGAGCCTTTGTGAACTGCCAAACCCATGCTCAATGGCACAAAAAAAACTCCAAGCCCACGCGGGACTTGGAGTTTTGTAAACGGATCGCTTGAATGTAACGAACTATCTGCGACGGCGAACCATTGCGTAGGTCAAGCCGAGCAGGCCTGCGAGGAGCGCGTAAGTGCTTGGTTCTGGAACGACAACGGACAATTCGCCAGTAAGCTCAGAGAACTCATAACCGACGCCATTTTCGACAATGCCCCAAACATCACCACCCAGGTCAGTGAAGCTGCCGACAGTGCTGTCTACAGCAAAGGTGTTGCCATATGTTTCAGTGAAGGTGCCATCGACGACCATCCATGAGTCACCCACGGTGGTCGATGCACCAGTCAGATCAAAAATGAAACTACCATCCAAATTCAGTATTCCACCCACAC
The window above is part of the Lentimonas sp. CC4 genome. Proteins encoded here:
- a CDS encoding PEP-CTERM sorting domain-containing protein (PEP-CTERM proteins occur, often in large numbers, in the proteomes of bacteria that also encode an exosortase, a predicted intramembrane cysteine proteinase. The presence of a PEP-CTERM domain at a protein's C-terminus predicts cleavage within the sorting domain, followed by covalent anchoring to some some component of the (usually Gram-negative) cell surface. Many PEP-CTERM proteins exhibit an unusual sequence composition that includes large numbers of potential glycosylation sites. Expression of one such protein has been shown restore the ability of a bacterium to form floc, a type of biofilm.) yields the protein MMKKTLLTISAGLVLAVAAQAQTVVYQDTFDNDTLAVNTGGTGGGLTSRALRGGTGYNFEDNGIMQYNASATHYLNRAIAYNTTNSFQSTTGFELAVDYLWTSELGASHLGFGIVSTDTDMGAYTGLNPYSGDTSVYSFGVNTLTGLSFTDGSTVTNLGTAGSLGTAATSKSVVMSVVSDGAGGANWAWTLDSVDMGSGNIAVFDFSKSFKFVAYGQDDQGDKSIQGVTLTAVPEPSSYALLAGLLGLSYVMVRRRS
- a CDS encoding PEP-CTERM sorting domain-containing protein, with translation MIKIPRKTLTTSALLLSAVAVSSVQGAETLSITNMNNADGVANTLLIDGSAADSVVRTLDTSSGFNQYVFAVTYSAADFNSDAVNDTLTFNVRVSGSTGNTQSSGFVAGGVQTGTGGSVTLADPLGGINVSLEGTRFGTDGNINAGQTLLFTVEDILVNGSALGNTFGGFTAAALQQTSGTGNSHVAIVGVGTGLDAVEWGTNTGITVANPDQLYITGGATLNTGATRQNNWAVTNIDFGMTVVPEPSSYALLAGLAGLSFVMLRRRQA
- a CDS encoding PEP-CTERM sorting domain-containing protein encodes the protein MINIPKKTLATSALLLSAMAVSSSAATIVLDMPGASNNIATGSVVTTSTGFAGATFDILYTLNAFATDVTVTPYFDSNGTYFGVGSTNDGGTNGQRESIDGDDGEALSITGLTIDNFNAGTSGLTEGDFSISFESFTIFNGTHSGDGVNFSFASFDAGDNIASIAKPTVVDLTGYAGVSTATELYITPYSAARLSVSGISVSVIPEPSSYALLAGCFGLTAVMLRRRKV